Proteins encoded within one genomic window of Haladaptatus sp. QDMS2:
- the gatC gene encoding Asp-tRNA(Asn)/Glu-tRNA(Gln) amidotransferase subunit GatC, with amino-acid sequence MSDTVVDADEVRHIADLARIDLDDEEVDLFAAQFGDILDYFGALDEVPEVEQEADLVNVMRPDEVRDGLTQEEALQNAPETEDGYFKGPRVS; translated from the coding sequence ATGAGCGATACGGTTGTCGACGCAGACGAGGTCCGTCACATCGCGGACCTGGCGCGCATCGACTTAGACGACGAGGAGGTCGACCTGTTCGCAGCGCAGTTCGGTGACATCCTCGACTACTTCGGTGCGCTCGACGAGGTGCCCGAGGTCGAACAGGAGGCAGACCTGGTCAACGTGATGCGCCCAGACGAGGTCCGCGACGGACTCACGCAGGAAGAGGCACTGCAGAACGCTCCGGAGACGGAGGACGGCTACTTCAAGGGGCCGCGCGTCTCATGA
- a CDS encoding transcription initiation factor IIB family protein, with the protein MTDTSIRTRTDERTSEREEPERTREEELVCPECSGNLVADTEHGETVCQDCGLVVDEGTIDRGPEWRAFDSSERDEKSRVGAPTTQMMHDKGLSTNISWQNKDAYGKSLGSRQRAKMQRLRKWNERFRTRDSKERNLKQALGEIDRMASALGLPKDVRETASVIYRRALSENLLPGRSIEGVATAALYAAARQANMPRSLDEITNVSRVDKSEIARTYRYVARELKLEVRPADPESYVPRFASSLDLSDEVEMRARQLLKTAKEQGVHSGKSPVGLAAAAVYAAALLSNEKVTQSEVSDIANISEVTIRNRYHELLEAEEQVL; encoded by the coding sequence ATGACTGATACGAGTATTCGAACCCGAACCGATGAGCGGACGAGCGAGCGAGAAGAGCCCGAGCGAACACGAGAGGAGGAGCTGGTCTGCCCCGAGTGCAGTGGTAACCTCGTCGCGGATACGGAACACGGCGAGACGGTCTGTCAGGACTGTGGCCTCGTCGTAGACGAAGGTACCATCGACCGCGGCCCGGAGTGGCGCGCCTTCGACTCCTCTGAACGCGACGAAAAGTCCCGCGTCGGAGCTCCCACCACGCAGATGATGCACGACAAGGGGCTCTCGACGAACATCAGCTGGCAGAACAAGGACGCCTACGGGAAGTCCCTCGGCAGCCGCCAGCGCGCGAAGATGCAGCGCCTTCGCAAGTGGAACGAGCGCTTCCGCACGCGTGACAGCAAGGAGCGCAACCTCAAACAGGCGCTCGGTGAAATCGACCGCATGGCCTCGGCGCTCGGCCTTCCAAAGGACGTGCGCGAGACGGCGTCGGTCATCTACCGTCGCGCGCTCTCCGAGAATCTCCTTCCCGGCCGCTCCATCGAAGGCGTCGCGACGGCGGCGCTCTATGCCGCTGCCCGGCAGGCGAACATGCCCCGAAGCTTAGACGAGATAACGAACGTCTCGCGGGTAGACAAGAGTGAGATTGCCCGCACGTACCGCTACGTGGCCCGCGAACTCAAACTCGAGGTACGTCCGGCGGACCCCGAAAGCTACGTACCGCGGTTTGCGTCCTCGCTCGACCTCTCCGACGAAGTCGAGATGCGTGCCCGCCAACTCCTGAAAACCGCCAAGGAGCAGGGTGTCCACAGCGGCAAGTCGCCGGTCGGCCTCGCCGCCGCCGCCGTCTACGCCGCCGCGCTGCTCTCGAACGAGAAGGTCACCCAGAGCGAGGTCTCCGACATCGCGAACATCAGCGAGGTCACCATCCGAAACCGCTATCACGAACTGCTCGAAGCAGAAGAGCAAGTTCTCTAA
- a CDS encoding NUDIX hydrolase, whose translation METTRHYTATVYIVNDGATALHDHKRLDMWLPPGGHIDRDELPHEAAIREVSEETGLDVTLLAARTGASSATVEPLPEPAHLQLADVNVCDGHVGHQHIDFVYFGSVEHRDIQPEDGEIETWHWFTAAELREDGDHLDSDVIAHGIEAIKAVENDR comes from the coding sequence ATGGAAACGACGCGTCACTACACTGCAACCGTCTACATCGTCAACGACGGAGCCACCGCCCTCCACGACCACAAGCGCCTCGACATGTGGCTCCCGCCCGGTGGCCACATCGACCGCGACGAACTCCCCCACGAGGCAGCCATCCGCGAGGTCAGCGAGGAGACAGGTCTCGACGTGACACTGCTCGCAGCGCGAACCGGCGCGTCCTCTGCAACCGTCGAACCGCTACCCGAACCCGCCCACCTTCAGCTCGCGGACGTGAACGTCTGCGACGGCCACGTCGGCCACCAACACATCGACTTCGTCTACTTCGGGTCGGTCGAACACCGCGACATCCAGCCAGAAGACGGCGAAATCGAGACGTGGCACTGGTTCACCGCAGCGGAGTTGCGCGAGGACGGCGACCACCTCGACTCGGACGTCATCGCCCACGGCATCGAGGCAATCAAGGCGGTCGAGAACGACCGGTAG
- a CDS encoding asparagine synthase C-terminal domain-containing protein — MEGSDPTTVRRALDSKQPLPGTGGFAGELDGALVRDVLGRYPIFSEADDPMTWSFDHRDLDSPDFVPAGCKRTADGDEQVWTLPEPPLFESGPEAVSAVGTAVETRLAALPEETPVAFSGGVDSAALGASLDGPLYVTGFPESHDVAAARSAARILGKDLTVVEITHERLEAAIPAVARAIGRTNPMDVGIALPLYLTAKRAAADGYDTLAVGQGADELFGGYEKVIRADHRVEATTVRGAAHEVIATLPDQLARDVLAIRAASVEPIAPLLHDDVVEASLRLPGDLLVSPRGERKFAFRLAVREWTPDPIAFREKKAVQYGSLVARELDRLARQAGFKKRMDDHVGQYVESLL; from the coding sequence ATGGAGGGCTCGGACCCAACCACGGTCCGTCGGGCGCTCGACTCGAAGCAACCGCTTCCCGGAACCGGCGGGTTCGCGGGCGAACTCGACGGCGCGCTCGTCCGCGACGTGCTCGGCCGCTATCCAATCTTCTCAGAAGCGGACGACCCGATGACGTGGAGTTTCGACCACCGCGACCTCGATTCGCCCGACTTCGTGCCCGCCGGATGCAAGCGCACCGCCGACGGCGACGAGCAGGTCTGGACGCTCCCCGAACCTCCGCTGTTCGAATCCGGCCCGGAAGCGGTTTCGGCGGTCGGAACGGCCGTCGAAACCCGTCTCGCCGCACTCCCTGAAGAGACGCCCGTCGCGTTCTCCGGTGGCGTGGATTCTGCGGCCCTCGGCGCGTCCCTTGACGGACCGCTCTACGTTACGGGGTTCCCGGAAAGTCACGACGTGGCGGCGGCCCGTTCGGCCGCACGTATCCTCGGCAAAGACCTGACGGTCGTCGAAATCACTCACGAGCGCCTCGAAGCCGCGATTCCAGCGGTTGCCCGCGCGATTGGCCGGACTAACCCGATGGACGTTGGTATCGCGCTCCCGCTCTATCTCACCGCGAAGCGCGCCGCCGCTGACGGCTACGATACCCTCGCCGTCGGGCAGGGGGCAGACGAACTGTTCGGTGGCTACGAGAAGGTAATCCGCGCAGACCACCGCGTCGAAGCGACCACCGTCAGAGGCGCGGCCCACGAAGTCATCGCCACGCTTCCCGACCAGTTGGCCCGTGACGTGCTCGCGATTCGGGCGGCGAGCGTCGAACCCATCGCTCCACTGCTCCACGACGACGTCGTCGAGGCGAGTCTGCGTCTGCCCGGCGACCTGCTCGTGAGTCCGCGTGGCGAGCGAAAATTCGCGTTCAGGCTGGCCGTCCGGGAGTGGACGCCCGACCCCATCGCGTTCCGCGAGAAGAAGGCGGTTCAGTACGGCAGTCTCGTCGCCCGCGAACTCGACCGCCTCGCCCGACAGGCGGGCTTCAAAAAGCGCATGGACGACCACGTCGGGCAGTACGTCGAATCACTGCTGTAG
- a CDS encoding PHP domain-containing protein: MLSVELHTHSALSFDGRDPVDLLLEQAAAVGLDALAITDHDELDASLEAARKAPDYGLVGIPGMEVTSAAGHVLAFGIQEKIPAYRPFDETLDRIREQGGLAVVPHPFQKSRSGVAPHITMDQLASADAIEVYNSRLLTGRANRKAERFARARGLPMTAGSDAHISEMVGQAVTEIDADDRSVEAILDAIREGRTSVVGQRTPWRISFAQAAGGAKRRVKNRFLSIID, from the coding sequence GTGCTGTCGGTCGAGCTCCACACCCACTCTGCGCTTTCGTTCGACGGACGCGACCCGGTCGACCTCCTGTTAGAACAGGCCGCCGCCGTCGGACTCGACGCACTGGCCATCACAGACCACGACGAACTAGACGCCAGTCTCGAAGCCGCGCGGAAGGCGCCAGACTACGGCCTCGTCGGCATTCCGGGCATGGAAGTCACGAGCGCCGCCGGACACGTCCTCGCATTCGGTATCCAGGAAAAGATTCCGGCTTACCGTCCGTTCGACGAGACGCTCGACCGCATCCGCGAGCAAGGTGGCCTCGCGGTCGTTCCCCACCCGTTCCAGAAGTCCCGCAGCGGCGTCGCCCCGCACATCACCATGGATCAACTCGCGAGCGCAGACGCCATCGAGGTGTACAACTCGCGACTGCTCACGGGGCGGGCAAACCGCAAGGCAGAACGCTTCGCCAGAGCCCGTGGCCTCCCGATGACCGCTGGCAGTGACGCCCACATCAGTGAGATGGTCGGGCAGGCAGTCACCGAAATCGACGCCGACGACCGGAGTGTCGAAGCAATCCTCGACGCCATCCGTGAAGGCCGGACGAGCGTCGTCGGCCAGCGCACCCCGTGGCGTATCAGTTTCGCACAGGCCGCAGGGGGCGCGAAACGCCGCGTGAAAAACCGCTTTCTCTCGATAATCGACTGA
- the purL gene encoding phosphoribosylformylglycinamidine synthase subunit PurL — protein sequence MSLAESDKELVVAELGREPTDAEEVLFENLWSEHCAYRSSRPLLSAFESEGDQVVIGPGDDAAVVKLTDDVYITMGIESHNHPSYVDPYDGAATGVGGIVRDTLSMGAYPIALADSLYFGGFDREHSRYLFEGVVEGISDYGNSIGVPTVAGSVAFHDDYVGNPLVNVACVGLLPADRMVTAEAQSVGNKLVLVGNSTGRDGLGGASFASEDLAEDAETEDRPAVQVGDPYTEKLLIECNEALLDENLVEAARDLGAAGLGGASSELIAKGRKGAILELERVHQREPNMVPLEILLAESQERMVYEVIPENVARVEELAERYDLGCSVIGEVTDSGRYVCTFEGESVVDVPVQFLCEGAPMNDLATEAPASVERDLPAVDLADAFEAVVGSPNTASKRWVYRQYDHEVGTRTAVGPGQDGAVLAIREANKGLAFTAGADPNWTSANPYEGARAVALENATNLAVKGATPLAAVDCLNGGNPEKPDVYHGFKAIVDGLAAMCADLSVPVVGGNVSLYNDSQSGPIPPTPTLAMVGTKDTYAAPPAFFAGEGTVLLVGDAVLAGDDAGLGGSEYLAQFGGADDFPALPENAPAFVEALAAVVNQDATLAAHDASHGGLAVTLAEMVTAETGADLPIEGDATAAELLFHEQPGRAVIETTNPDAVKAAFDGIAPVSELGTATTDGSLSLSVNGESLAASADAIADLRAIIERELE from the coding sequence ATGAGTCTTGCCGAGTCGGACAAGGAACTCGTGGTTGCGGAGTTGGGCCGAGAACCCACCGACGCAGAGGAGGTCCTGTTCGAGAACCTCTGGAGCGAACACTGCGCCTATCGCTCGTCGCGCCCCCTGCTCAGCGCCTTCGAGAGCGAGGGCGACCAGGTCGTCATCGGGCCAGGCGACGACGCGGCCGTGGTCAAACTGACCGACGACGTGTACATCACGATGGGTATCGAGAGTCACAACCACCCCTCGTACGTGGACCCCTACGACGGGGCGGCGACGGGCGTCGGCGGCATCGTCCGCGACACCCTCTCGATGGGAGCCTACCCCATCGCCCTGGCGGACAGCCTCTACTTCGGTGGCTTCGACCGGGAGCACTCTCGCTACCTGTTCGAGGGCGTCGTCGAGGGAATCAGCGACTACGGCAACTCCATCGGCGTGCCGACGGTGGCCGGAAGCGTCGCCTTCCACGACGACTATGTGGGCAACCCGCTCGTGAACGTCGCGTGCGTGGGCCTCCTGCCCGCAGACCGCATGGTCACGGCGGAAGCACAGTCGGTCGGAAACAAACTCGTCCTCGTCGGTAATTCGACCGGGCGCGACGGCCTCGGCGGCGCGTCGTTCGCCTCCGAAGACCTCGCAGAGGACGCGGAGACCGAAGACCGACCTGCCGTGCAAGTCGGCGACCCGTACACGGAAAAGCTCCTCATCGAATGCAACGAAGCCCTGCTCGACGAGAACCTCGTCGAGGCGGCCCGTGACCTCGGTGCGGCGGGCCTCGGCGGCGCGTCGAGCGAACTCATCGCGAAAGGACGGAAGGGCGCGATTCTCGAACTCGAACGCGTCCACCAGCGCGAACCGAACATGGTTCCCCTTGAGATTCTGCTCGCAGAGTCCCAGGAGCGCATGGTGTACGAGGTCATCCCCGAAAACGTCGCTCGCGTCGAGGAGCTCGCAGAACGCTACGACCTCGGCTGTTCGGTCATCGGCGAAGTGACCGACTCCGGACGCTACGTCTGTACCTTCGAGGGCGAGTCCGTCGTGGACGTGCCCGTCCAGTTCCTCTGTGAGGGCGCACCGATGAACGACCTCGCGACCGAAGCGCCGGCAAGCGTCGAACGCGATCTGCCTGCGGTCGACCTCGCGGACGCCTTCGAGGCAGTCGTCGGCAGCCCGAACACCGCGAGCAAGCGGTGGGTCTACCGCCAGTACGACCACGAAGTCGGAACCCGCACGGCGGTCGGGCCGGGCCAGGACGGCGCGGTCCTCGCCATCCGCGAAGCGAACAAGGGCCTCGCCTTTACCGCGGGTGCGGACCCGAACTGGACGAGCGCGAACCCCTACGAGGGCGCGCGGGCGGTCGCCCTCGAAAACGCGACGAATCTCGCCGTGAAGGGTGCGACGCCGCTCGCCGCCGTGGACTGTCTGAACGGCGGCAACCCGGAGAAACCGGACGTGTACCACGGCTTCAAGGCTATCGTGGACGGCCTCGCCGCCATGTGCGCCGACCTCTCGGTTCCCGTCGTCGGCGGGAACGTCTCGCTCTACAACGACTCCCAGTCCGGCCCGATTCCCCCGACGCCGACGCTCGCAATGGTGGGCACGAAGGATACCTACGCTGCCCCGCCCGCCTTCTTCGCCGGTGAGGGAACGGTCCTGCTCGTCGGCGACGCGGTGCTCGCGGGCGACGACGCGGGCCTCGGTGGGTCTGAATACCTCGCGCAGTTTGGCGGCGCAGACGACTTCCCGGCGCTCCCCGAGAACGCACCGGCGTTCGTCGAAGCACTCGCCGCTGTCGTCAACCAGGACGCGACGCTCGCCGCCCACGACGCCAGCCACGGCGGCCTCGCGGTGACGCTCGCGGAGATGGTCACAGCAGAGACGGGCGCGGACCTGCCCATAGAGGGCGACGCCACCGCCGCAGAGCTGCTGTTCCACGAGCAACCCGGTCGCGCTGTCATCGAGACGACCAACCCGGACGCCGTGAAGGCCGCATTCGACGGCATCGCACCGGTGTCCGAACTCGGCACGGCGACCACAGACGGGTCGCTCTCGCTTTCGGTCAACGGCGAATCCCTCGCCGCCTCGGCTGACGCAATCGCCGACCTGCGGGCGATTATCGAACGCGAACTCGAGTAA
- a CDS encoding FAD-binding oxidoreductase has protein sequence MDAVVVGGGVVGLACAHYLTERGAAVTVLEKGSLGGGSTGRSAGGIRAQFSTPVNVDLSVASMAVWDTFEAEFGVDIAHRKSGYLFLAREADTADAFRENVAMQNERGVPSEVLSPTEAEVHCPGLRTEEFVLATYSPTDGFADPNLAVQGFAQAVTEAGGEIRTKTPVTDVLVEDGVVVGVETPDGELTADVVVNAAGAWAGDLAAMAGLDLPIAPRRRQIAIVQPETPLTDDHPLTIDLDTGSYFRPEREGQAIVGGHFADADRDVSPDRFSEKLDMDWAVRAVENAGDCATNFGLDSRIVRGWAGLYAVTPDHHPIIEESMPGFLTVAGFSGHGFQHSPAVGNVVTELVFDGKASLVDVSGLSSERFERGEGHVEQNVA, from the coding sequence ATGGACGCAGTAGTCGTCGGTGGCGGCGTCGTCGGCCTCGCCTGTGCACACTATCTCACGGAGCGCGGAGCGGCCGTCACCGTCCTCGAAAAGGGAAGTCTCGGCGGTGGTTCGACAGGACGCTCTGCTGGCGGAATCCGGGCGCAGTTCTCGACGCCCGTAAACGTAGACCTCTCGGTGGCGAGCATGGCCGTGTGGGACACCTTCGAAGCCGAGTTCGGCGTGGACATCGCCCATCGCAAATCCGGCTATCTCTTTCTGGCCCGCGAGGCGGACACCGCGGACGCCTTCCGCGAAAACGTCGCCATGCAAAATGAGCGCGGCGTTCCGAGCGAAGTACTTTCGCCGACGGAAGCAGAGGTCCACTGCCCCGGGCTTCGCACCGAGGAGTTCGTACTCGCGACGTACTCGCCGACCGACGGCTTCGCCGACCCGAATTTGGCAGTTCAGGGATTCGCCCAGGCCGTGACCGAGGCCGGCGGCGAGATTCGGACGAAAACGCCCGTCACAGACGTACTCGTCGAGGACGGAGTGGTGGTCGGCGTCGAGACGCCAGACGGCGAACTGACCGCTGACGTGGTCGTGAACGCGGCGGGGGCGTGGGCCGGCGACCTGGCCGCGATGGCCGGCCTCGACCTGCCAATCGCACCTCGACGCCGGCAGATTGCGATTGTCCAACCCGAGACTCCCCTCACTGATGACCACCCGCTCACCATCGACCTCGACACCGGGTCGTACTTTCGCCCGGAGCGCGAGGGACAGGCCATCGTCGGCGGGCACTTTGCTGACGCTGATAGGGACGTCTCACCGGACCGATTCAGCGAGAAACTGGACATGGACTGGGCGGTGCGGGCAGTGGAGAACGCCGGAGACTGCGCGACCAACTTCGGCCTCGATTCGCGCATCGTCCGCGGATGGGCGGGCCTCTACGCGGTGACCCCTGACCACCACCCGATAATCGAGGAGTCGATGCCGGGATTCCTGACGGTGGCTGGCTTTTCCGGCCACGGCTTCCAGCACTCACCCGCCGTTGGAAACGTAGTCACAGAGCTCGTCTTCGACGGGAAGGCGTCGCTCGTGGACGTTTCAGGATTGTCGAGCGAGCGATTCGAAAGGGGCGAGGGACACGTCGAACAGAACGTGGCCTGA
- the hisF gene encoding imidazole glycerol phosphate synthase subunit HisF, protein MLTKRIIPCIDVALDDDGNAAVYTGVNFTDLKYTGDPVEMAKAYNEAGADEFVFLDITASSDGRETMLDTVSRVADEVFIPLTVGGGIRTKDDIKETLRAGADKVSITTGALERPELINEGAAAFGNQCIVISVDSRRVFDEQGEHYVEVDGESCWFECTVKGGREGTGVDVVEWAKEAESRGAGELFVNSIDADGTKDGYDIPLTAAVCDAVSTPVIASSGCGGPEDAYEVFTEANADAALAASIFHFDEYSIREVKEYLAERDVPVRL, encoded by the coding sequence ATGCTCACGAAGCGGATCATCCCCTGTATCGACGTGGCGCTGGACGACGACGGGAACGCGGCGGTCTACACGGGGGTCAACTTCACCGACCTCAAGTATACCGGCGACCCCGTAGAGATGGCGAAAGCGTACAACGAAGCGGGCGCAGACGAGTTCGTCTTCCTCGACATCACCGCGAGTTCGGACGGCCGAGAAACCATGCTCGACACCGTCTCCCGGGTGGCAGACGAGGTGTTCATCCCGCTGACCGTCGGCGGCGGCATCCGAACGAAAGACGACATCAAAGAGACCCTCCGGGCGGGCGCAGACAAAGTCTCGATTACGACTGGGGCGCTCGAACGCCCCGAACTTATCAACGAGGGCGCGGCCGCCTTCGGGAACCAGTGTATCGTCATCAGCGTGGACTCGCGGCGCGTTTTCGACGAGCAGGGCGAACACTACGTCGAAGTGGACGGTGAGTCCTGCTGGTTCGAGTGTACCGTCAAGGGTGGCCGCGAGGGCACTGGCGTGGACGTCGTGGAGTGGGCGAAAGAGGCAGAATCGCGCGGCGCTGGCGAGCTGTTCGTGAACTCCATCGACGCAGACGGCACGAAAGACGGCTACGACATTCCGCTGACTGCGGCGGTGTGTGATGCGGTTTCGACCCCGGTCATCGCCTCGTCGGGCTGTGGCGGACCGGAGGACGCCTACGAGGTGTTCACCGAAGCCAACGCGGACGCGGCGCTCGCGGCGTCTATCTTCCACTTCGACGAGTACAGCATCCGGGAAGTCAAGGAGTATCTCGCAGAACGGGACGTCCCAGTGCGCCTCTGA
- a CDS encoding DNA-directed RNA polymerase subunit L, with translation MELRVIEKTENELSIEIAGEDHTFMNVLKGALLELEDVSAATYDMNPEQSGGQTDPILTVKTVEGVDPLEALEAGAARVREKASAFRDAFEAAQ, from the coding sequence ATGGAACTGCGGGTCATCGAGAAGACGGAGAACGAACTCTCCATCGAGATTGCGGGCGAAGACCACACGTTCATGAACGTCCTGAAGGGGGCCCTCCTCGAACTCGAGGACGTCTCTGCGGCGACGTACGACATGAACCCCGAGCAGTCCGGTGGGCAGACGGACCCCATCCTCACCGTGAAAACGGTCGAGGGGGTAGACCCACTCGAAGCACTCGAAGCGGGTGCCGCCCGCGTTCGAGAGAAGGCCTCGGCCTTCCGCGACGCGTTCGAAGCAGCGCAGTGA
- a CDS encoding YlbF family regulator — translation MSVETARLEDMGTELGKAIAESPEYKRFEETKEAVENSEEAQRRVQEFEQLRQEFMLARQSGEATQEDLHQLQNAQADLHDLPVMDDYLSAQADLDAKLAAVNDAISAELAVDFGEKAGGCCQD, via the coding sequence ATGAGCGTAGAAACCGCACGACTGGAGGACATGGGAACGGAACTCGGCAAGGCAATCGCCGAGTCGCCGGAGTACAAGCGGTTCGAGGAGACCAAAGAAGCCGTCGAGAACTCAGAAGAGGCCCAGCGCCGAGTCCAGGAGTTCGAACAACTCCGCCAGGAGTTCATGCTCGCCCGCCAATCCGGCGAGGCGACCCAGGAAGACCTCCACCAGCTCCAGAACGCACAGGCCGACCTCCACGACCTGCCCGTGATGGACGACTACCTCTCCGCACAGGCCGACCTCGATGCAAAACTCGCAGCCGTAAACGACGCCATCTCCGCCGAACTCGCCGTCGACTTCGGTGAGAAGGCCGGTGGCTGCTGTCAGGACTGA
- a CDS encoding glycosyltransferase family 2 protein: MSHFVPIVFLLFLMSQSCYFVANLAFLWLRTTPRRRVKERPPNRYRQIHTLVPAYRERREVLESTLERITAGDYPLDRITVYLIYEDDDKVVTSYADSVADSLPDLDIRLVEVRKDDPVWEEVTRLRWTGLAFPRGKARALTYALYKLDLDEVVTVLDSDTAIPTDLFSLGVVGLEEYEIVQAKQTVANRRAGWLPLLEAMGIAAWSQNIYERAATWPYQLLGKGYFIEASTLYDLIGWDPYEATEDLALGIDAYAKGYRLGIIDRYVEDFCPPKSRDWIRQKRRWVSGPYSVFVSSKLSVEDRIRFATYALINQVTAVVNVIGVPTGFYALAHLALYGPLPIPEPFGVILAINLFTWTLYSVDMYRAADRAIAFESRAEKWRYFLVSNPFTQALYSTLWAIPILQAVKLRLQRRAVGFTVTPK; encoded by the coding sequence ATGTCACATTTCGTGCCCATCGTTTTCTTGCTCTTTCTCATGAGCCAGAGTTGCTACTTCGTGGCGAATCTGGCGTTTCTCTGGTTGCGCACGACGCCCAGACGCCGTGTCAAAGAGCGGCCGCCCAACCGCTATCGACAGATACACACGCTCGTTCCGGCCTACCGCGAGCGCCGTGAGGTCCTCGAATCGACCCTCGAACGAATCACAGCCGGCGACTACCCGCTCGACCGAATCACCGTGTACCTCATCTACGAAGACGACGACAAGGTGGTGACTTCCTACGCCGACTCGGTTGCCGACTCGCTGCCGGACCTCGACATTCGCCTCGTGGAGGTTCGCAAAGACGACCCCGTCTGGGAGGAGGTGACTCGGCTCCGGTGGACGGGACTCGCCTTCCCACGCGGCAAGGCCCGGGCGCTCACCTACGCGCTCTACAAACTCGACCTGGACGAAGTTGTCACCGTTCTCGATTCGGATACGGCCATCCCCACAGACCTGTTCTCACTCGGCGTCGTGGGACTGGAGGAGTACGAAATCGTGCAGGCAAAACAGACGGTGGCGAACCGACGGGCGGGGTGGCTCCCGCTGCTTGAAGCGATGGGCATCGCCGCGTGGTCACAGAATATCTACGAGCGCGCTGCGACCTGGCCGTATCAGTTGCTCGGGAAGGGCTATTTCATCGAGGCATCGACCCTCTACGACCTCATCGGCTGGGACCCCTACGAGGCGACGGAAGACCTCGCTCTCGGCATCGACGCCTACGCGAAGGGCTATCGACTCGGCATCATCGACCGCTACGTGGAGGACTTCTGTCCACCCAAATCTCGCGACTGGATTCGACAGAAGCGCCGCTGGGTGTCGGGCCCGTACTCGGTGTTCGTTTCGTCGAAACTCTCGGTCGAAGACCGCATTCGCTTCGCCACGTACGCCCTCATCAACCAGGTGACGGCCGTCGTCAACGTCATCGGCGTGCCGACCGGTTTCTACGCGCTTGCCCACCTCGCGCTCTACGGACCGCTGCCGATTCCAGAACCGTTCGGCGTCATCCTCGCCATCAACCTGTTCACCTGGACGCTCTACTCCGTCGACATGTACCGTGCGGCAGACCGTGCCATCGCCTTCGAAAGCCGTGCGGAGAAATGGCGGTACTTCCTCGTCTCGAACCCCTTCACGCAGGCACTCTATTCGACGCTCTGGGCGATTCCCATCCTGCAAGCGGTCAAACTCCGTCTCCAGCGGCGGGCCGTTGGCTTCACCGTCACGCCAAAATAA
- a CDS encoding LysE family translocator: protein MAIDSLDLFVLASVGLILAPGPDTIYVLTRGVSDGRRAGVLSAAGISTGILVHTLGAVLGLSVLLKTSATAFAAVKYVGALYLVYLGIQTFRDDEPLSIENEEQAGHSYLQGVAINVLNPKVALFFLAFLPQFVDSAAATGQFLALGGIYAVLTLAYLTGIALLSGRVRTLLAARPSINRGLRWVTSSIFVALGLRLAVGGSHT, encoded by the coding sequence ATGGCAATCGATTCGCTCGACCTCTTCGTGCTCGCGTCGGTCGGGCTCATCCTCGCTCCCGGCCCGGACACCATCTACGTCCTGACGCGAGGCGTGAGCGACGGCCGTCGGGCGGGCGTGCTCTCTGCGGCGGGCATCAGCACGGGTATCCTCGTCCACACTCTCGGAGCCGTTCTGGGGCTCTCAGTGCTGCTCAAGACCTCTGCTACCGCGTTCGCCGCGGTCAAGTACGTCGGGGCGCTCTACCTCGTCTATCTCGGTATCCAGACGTTCCGCGACGACGAGCCGCTCAGCATCGAGAACGAAGAACAGGCGGGCCACAGCTATCTCCAGGGTGTCGCAATCAACGTCCTCAACCCGAAGGTCGCACTGTTCTTCCTCGCCTTCCTCCCGCAGTTCGTCGACTCGGCCGCCGCAACCGGCCAGTTTCTCGCACTCGGTGGCATCTACGCGGTGTTGACGCTCGCGTATCTCACCGGTATCGCGCTGCTCTCGGGGCGCGTGCGAACCCTGCTCGCCGCTCGCCCGTCGATAAATCGCGGGCTCCGGTGGGTGACGAGTAGCATCTTCGTCGCACTCGGACTTCGCCTCGCCGTCGGTGGAAGCCACACCTAA